A window of Actinomadura viridis genomic DNA:
GAAGGCGAACTTCACCATCGCGGTGTCCCCGTTGGCGATCTTCTCGCCGGTGCCCTTGATCTCCGTGTCGACGCTCAGCTTCCCGGCGGGGACCAGGTCCTTGGGAATGGTGACCTTGGGAGCCTGGCCCAGCGCGCCGGTGGCCGTGATCACAGGGCCGGGCCGGGTCGCGTAGTACGTCGTGCCCCCGGCGATGGCGAGCACGGCGACCGCGACGAGGGCGATCGTCACCCGCCTCTGCCGCTTGGCCTGCGCGGCGGTCTTGCCCGACGGGCGGGGGCCACGGCTGCGGCTGCCACCGCTGATCCCGTGCGGGGTGAACTCCGGACTCCGGATGTTCTTGGCGTTGGGCAGCTTGGCCTTGACCGCGCGCTCGCCCCGGGGCTTGTCATCCTCGGACATTTTTCCTCACTCGCTCCGGGCCTCGACGACACCACGAAGGTCACACCCTGCCACCGCGGACCTAAGGCGGCTGTGAAAACAGGGCAAAGATGGACCGGCTCCGAAATCTATCGGTCCCGCGACGCCCACCGGCAAGCCAGTGTGGTGGAGCCGGGCCCGTCTGTCATCCCGCCTCGCCCCGCGCGGCCCGGGACGTCCCGTCCCGGTCCCCGGAGCCGGCGAGCGCCCCGTGCAGGAAGATGGTGGTGATGGCGCTGCTGGCCTCCTCGACCACGAGCCGGCCCTGGATCACCCGGCCCACGGCGCCTTCGAGCAGGCCCAGGTAGATCTCGATGATGGTCGCCACCGGCAGGTCGGTGCGGAAGGCCCCCTCCGCCACGCCGCGCTCGAACAGCGTGTGCATCGGCACGATCAGCTCGCGTTCGAGGCTCTCGGTGTCGACGGGCGTCTTCTGGAAGAGCGTCAGTGCTCGCCACTTGCTGGCCGCCCCGACCACAGCCCGGGTCATCCGGGCGAGCCCCTCGGTCACCGGCGCGCCGGCCAGCCCGGCGTCGGCGACCCGCGCGATGAGGTCGGCGAACGCGGCGTCGTACAGCGCGCGCCGCAGGGCCTCCCGGTTGGGGAAGTACCGGTAGAGGGTGGCACGGGCCACACCGGCGGCCTCGGCGATATCGATCATGCTCGCCGAGTCACCGCGCTCGGCCAGCACGGCCGCCGCGGTCTCCAGCAGGCCGGAGGCCACGTGGTCGCGAAGGGCTGAGCTCCTGGTCATCACCAGCCGACCTTACATCGCTGTACTAAATATCGACGGTGCCGGCTCTTCAGCGAGACATATCGTCTCTATGTAGAGATGAAACGTTGATCTTGCAGGTGGGAAGCCCGGCCGGGGCCGGATCCGGCCACCACGCGTCCGCCCTTCCGTTGACTTGCGGCGAGTGTCCACTCGGGGCCGTCCACGGCGACGACTCGCCGCGAGTCAACGTCCTGGGCTCTGTTTCAAAGTCCCGGCCCATGGCGCTCGCCTGGCGGCTCGCGCCCTGACCGGGCCTGTGCGAGCGCGGCATCGCTTCGCGATCTGCCAGGTGAGGCTCGCCTCCGGCATCGCCCCACCTGCCAGCCAACGCGCTCGCGCGGTGGCTGAGGCCACTTCGAGACACGCCCTAGCCGTGTGTCTTCGATGGTTGTGCGGTGGGGTGCCGTCACCGGCGCAGCATGCCGACGGCCATCGCCCCGCAGCCGAACAGCACGATCAGGGCGCCCGTCACCACGTTGCTCCAGATGACCGACGCCGTGGGGGCGGGGCCGCTGACCGCCCAGGGGGACGCGATCGCCCACAGGCCGATCACCGGTGCCACCCAGGCCATGCCGTGCGTGCGCCCGTACGCGGAGGCGAACCCCACGGCCAGCAGCGCCACCGCGATCCCGATGATCAGGTCGTTGACGGCCAGGTTGGTGCGGCCGCTGAAGCCGACCACCCAGGGTGAGACCGCCAGGAAGAGGCCGGCGAGGCCGATCAGCCCGTCGACGCCCTGCGCCATGGGCCGCTGTCCCGCGACCTCGTACCGTTCACGCAGCTCTTGTATGTCGGGATGGTGCTCGATTCCGACGGAACGAGAGGTCATGTTGGTTCTCCTTCCGCTCGTTCCTCCGGCAGGACCTTCCTGTCTGGCGCTATGACTATCCGTATCGGGCGTAGATATCCGCGACCTACTGCAAAATTCGCATAAGGGTTGATTCCCACTAAACCCTGCAAAAGGGCTACTTCGCTCCGCGAGGGGACGTCCGGTGTGCGTCAGCAGGTCATCGTCCAGGTGCATTCGAGCGACGGGCCGGGGACCTGCCGGGCGGTGGCGCTGCGGCCGAGTGCGGCGGGCCCGCCGGCCAGCCGGACCGCGATCCGGTCCTCGATGTCCTTGGGCGCCCCGCCGGAGTAGCCGTTGAGGACGACCGAGAAGATCAGCCGGTGCCCCGACGGGTCGCGCACGTAGCCCGACAGCGCCGTGACGCCCGTCAGCGTCCCGGTCTTGGCCTGGACGCGGCCGGCCGCCGGGGTGCCCCCCATCCGGCCGGACAGCGTCCCGCCGGTCATCGGGTCGGGGTCGCCGGCGACCGGCAGGGCACGGAACCACGCCGGGAACCAGGTCCTGCCCCGCGCCTTGCCCAGCACCGCGGCGATGTCCCGCGGCGTCGTGCGGTTGGAACGGGAGAGTCCCGAGCCGTCGGTCAGTTCGAGCCGTCCGGGGGAGACGCCCTGGGACGCCAGATGGCGTTCGATCACCGGCAGCCCGGCCCGCCAGCTGCCCTCGCCCCGCGTCTCGCGCCCGATCGCCTTCACCAGGATCTCGGCGATGACGTTGTTGCTGAGCTTGAGGAACGGGGTGGTCAGCGCGGAGAGCGGCATCGACCGGCGGGTGGCGAGCGCGGCCCGCCCGGCGGGCGTCCGGCCGCGCCGGGTCGTTCCCGCGACCCGCACGCCGTGCGCCTCCAGCGCGTCGCGGAAGACGGCCGCCGCGTACAGCGCGGGCTCCTCCACCGTGCGCAGGCTCTCCACGGGCTTGCCGCCGGCCGGGTACGAGCCGCTGACGACGATCGTGTTGGCTCCGCGCGGCCGGGTGACCGACAGGGTGGACGGGGTGCCCGCCGCCCCGGTGGTGGCCCGGTTGTCGACGGTGACCACGTCCACCGGCGGGTCCAGCGCCACCCGGACCGGCCCGCCCGCCTCGCCCGGCGTGACCGTCACCTTGATCGAGCCCGCGTTGAACGCGTCGTCGGGCGCGATGGTCAGGGCGGAGATCTGGGCGGCGTAGGCGTACGGGAAGTCGGCGGGATCCCAGCCCGGCGCGGTGCGCTCGGCGTCGAACCAGGTGTCGTCCGCCACCAGGTCGCCCGTCACCTCGGTGACGCCCCGGGCCGCGACCTCGGCGGCGAGCCGGTCGTACTCGGCGGCCCGCAGGGTGGGGTCCCCGGTGCCCTTCAGGTAGAGGTTCCCGTGCACGGTGGAGCCCGCCCGGGCGTCGGCGCGCACGCTGGTGCGGAACCGGTAGCCGGGGCCCAGGATCGACAGGGCGGCGGTGGAGGTGTGGATCTTCTGGTTGGACGCGGGCATGAGCGGGACGCCGGAGCGGCGGTCGTACCGGACGCGTCCCGTCCGCGCGTCGCGCACCAGCACCCCGACACCGGCCCCCGTGAGGCGGGCGTCGGCCAGGATGGCGTCCAGATCGGCCGCCAGGTCGCCCGTGCGCGGCGCGGCGGCCGGAGCCTCGGCCGTGACCCGTGGCGCGGCGGCCGGAGCCTCGGCCGTGACCCGTGGCGCGGCGGCCGGAGCCTTGGCCGTGGCGCGTGGCGTGGCCTGCGCGTGGGCCTGGCCGGCGGGGAGGGCCGCGGCCAGCGCGATGCTCCCCCCACCGAGCAGCGCGGCGAGAACGGTGCCCGGCGATCGATGCGTCGGCATGATCAGGACACTAACCGCACGGTCCCCCTGCGGGAAGGCCCTGCCCGGCATGGCGCCACGTTGACTCGCCGCAAGTCAACGAGTGGGGGACGTCCGCCCGGCTAAGGGAGGGGTCTCGGGTAGAAGAGGATCGCGCCCAGCAGGTACGCGGCGGCCCGGTCCTGGGTGTCGTGGAGGACCTGCTTGCGGCGCTGCCCGTTCTGCAGGAAGAAGACCGACCACCGGCCCGCCTCGGGGACGAGGCTCCACGCGCCTTCCGCCGCCTGGTTGAAGTGGTACAGGGCGGGGTCGACGCCGAGCTCCCGCAGCCGGCGTTCCAACGTCGCCAGGGGGTCGTCGGTGACCGGGCCGGGCTGCCCCGGGTAGGGCGGCTGACCGGGCGGGTAGCCGCCGGGGGCCGGGCCGGGACCGGGCTGGAAGGCGTTCGGCAGCGGCGGGGGCCCGGCGTGGCCGGGCTGCGGCGGGTACGGCTGGTACGGACCCGGGAGGGGACCGTACCCCTGGCCGTATCCCGGCCCCGGTACGGGCGGCGGTCCCGGCTGACCCGGGTACGGCGCGGGCATGGGCGGCCCGGGGTAGGGCCCCGCCATGGGCGGCGGCCCCGCAGGGCCGGGACCGTAGCCGGGAGCGACAGGGTACGGCGCGCCCGGAGGCGGCGGCGATCCGGGAGGCGATCCGGGAGGAGGCGGCGATCCAGGGGGCGCGCCCGGAGGCGGGGGAGGCCCGGGATAGGGGCCGGGCTGCCCGTACGCGGCGCCCGGCGGGGGACCCTGCGGCGCCTGCCGTGCGGGCGGCGGGTCCGGCTCGCGCTGCCCCGTGGCGATCTCGATCGCGATGTCCTGCCGGGCGTCGTCCACCTCCGGGACCCGGTACCCCTGGGCACGGATGTGCTCGACCAGGTCGGGCTCCGGCGGGATGCCGTGCTTGTCCAGGTAGTAGTAGACGGCCCCGGCCCACACCCACGACCCGTCGGTCTTGAAGGCCAGCGGGACCTGGTCGCCGCGCGCCGGATCGACCTCGTCCGGCGCGTACGAGCGGGCCGAGAGCACCGTCGGGGCGTTCCTGAGGTAGGCGACGATCCGCTCGACCTCGGCTTCGGGGACCGCGGGGCGGGAGACCGAGGGAGGTTCGCCGCCCGACGCCGGGCGGTCGAACACACGGGCACTGCGCATGGAACCCGAAGATACACATCGCCCGCTCCCGGAACGGCCGGATCCGGGAGATGTCGATCTTGTCGGCGGCGGGTCCGGTCAGGGCCGGGCCGGGGCCGTGGAAAGCCCCGTGCAAGCCGTGTGAAAAAAGGGCCCGCCGTCCGCCCATCCTCCGTGGTGACGGCTCCGAACCATGGTTAGGACTGGACATCAGGGTAATCAGATGGCGGCCACCCGGACACGCGCGGTGGCGGTCAGGTCCGGCACGCCGTGCGTACGCGGCCGGACGCGGACGAGGGAGGCCGATGCGCGACGGGCGTGCCATGAGACGCACCACCGACCACGTGGTGGTCGTGGGAGCGGGACTGTCCGGCCTGTCGGCCGCGCTGCACCTGCTCGGCGCCGGGCGCCGGGTGACGGTGGTGGAGCGCGCGGCCGGGCCCGGCGGGCGGGCGGGAGTGCTCGACCTCGGCGGCTACCTCGCCGACGCCGGGCCGACCGTGCTGACGATGCCGCACCTGGCGGGCGAGGCGTTCGGCGCCGTCGGCGACCGGCTCGAGGACCGGCTGGAACTGGTCGAGCTGCACCCGGCGTACCACATGCGGTTCGCCGACGGCTCCGCGCTGGACGTCCACACCCGGGCCGAGGCGATGGAAGAGGAGATCCGCCGGTTCGCCGGTCCGCGCGAGGCCGCGGGCTACCGGCGGATGCGGGCCTGGCTGACCGAGCTGTACTCCGTGCAGATGCGGCGTTTCATCGACGCCAACTTCGACTCCCCGTTCCAGCTGCTCACCCCGGACCTGGCCCGGCTGGCGGCGCTGGGCGGCCTCGGCCGGCTCGGCCCGCGGATCGGCCGGTTCCTGTCGGACGAGCGGCTGCGCCGGGCGTTCACCTTCCAGGCGCTGTACGCGGGGGTCCCGCCCACCCGGGCGCTGGCCGCCTACGCCGTCATCGCCTACATGGACACCATCGCCGGGGTCTACTTCCCCCGCGGCGGCATGCACGCCCTGTCCCGCGCGCTGGCGGACTCGGCCGCCGACGCGGGAGGGGAGTTCCGCTGGGCCAGCGAGGTCACGTCCCTCGAACGGCGCGGCGACCGGGTCACCGCGGTGCGCACGGCGCAGGGGGAGCACATCCCCTGCGACGCGGTGATCCTCACCACCGAGCTGCCGGACGCCTACCGGCTGCTGGGCCACGAGCCGCGCCGCCCGGTGGCCCTGCGCCACTCGCCGTCGGCGGTCGTCCTGCACGTGGGCACCGACCGTACGTGGCCGGTGCTCGGGCATCACACCATCTCCTTCGGGCGGGCCTGGAAGCGCACGTTCGAGGAGATCACCCGCACCGGACGGCTCATGAGCGACCCGTCGCTGCTGATCACGCGGCCCACCGCGACCGATCCGAGCCTGGCCCCGCCCGGCCGGCACCTGCACTACGTCCTGGCTCCCTGCCCCAACACCGCCACCGGCCCCTCGGCCCGCGACTGGGCCGACCTCGGGCCGCGCTACCGCGACGCCCTGGTGGCCGAGCTGGAACGCCGGGGGCTCGACGGGTTCGGCGCCTCGATCCAGGCGGAACGGCTGGTCACCCCCGCCGACTGGACGGCCGGGGGGCACGCGGCCGGGACGCCGTTCTCGGTGGCGCACACCTTCGCCCAGACCGGCCCGTTCCGTCCCCGCAACCTCGTGCGCGGGGTCGGCAACGCGGTGCTGGCGGGCTGCGGCACGACCCCCGGCGTCGGCATCCCCACCGTGCTCATCTCCGGGAAGCTCGCGGCGGCCCGCGTCACCGGAGAACTGGTGCCGCGCGGAACGGGCGCGCGGCGGCTCCGGAAGGCCACCGCCCCATGACCCGGCGGGAACTGGACGCCGCGGGCGTCACCGACCCGGTGCTGCGCGACGCCTACGCCCGCTGCCGGCGCCTCAACGCCCGGCACGGCCGCACGTACTTCCTGGCCACCCGGCTGCTGCCGGTGGCGCGGAGACCCGCCGTCCACGCCCTGTACGGGTTCGCCCGCTGGGCCGACGACATCGTGGACGACCTCGACCCGGGCCTCACGCCGGCCCGGCGCGCCGCGGCCCTGGACCGGCTGGAGGAACGCCTGGCCGACGGGCTGCGCCGGGGCACCGGCTCTGAGCCCGTCGTGCGGGCGCTGGCGCACACGGCGGCGGTCTACGACATCGACCACCGGCATTTCACCGACTTCATGGCGGCCATGCGCAGTGACCTGGAGGTGACGCGTTACCGCACCTACGCCGAGCTGCGCGGGTACATGCACGGCTCGGCCGCGGTGATCGGCCTGCAGATGCTCCCCGTCCTCGGCACGGTGGTCCCGAGGGAGGAGGCGGCGCCGCACGCCGCCGCGCTGGGCGTCGCGTTCCAGCTCACCAACTTCCTGCGGGACGTGGGGGAGGACCTCGACCGGGGCCGCGTCTACCTGCCCGAGGACCTGATGAGCGCGCACGGCGTCGATCGCGAACTGCTGCTCTGGAGCCGCGCCACCGGGAGGACCGATCCCAGGATCCGGGCCCTCCTGACGGCCGCCGCGGACTTCACCCAGGGCGTCTACCGCGAGGCCGCCCCGGGGCTGGCGATGCTGGAGCCCGCCTCGCGCGCCTGCGTGCGGACGGCGTTCATCCTCTACCGGGACATCCTGCGCGTGATCGAGGAGGACGGGTACGCCGTGCTGCACCGGCGGGCCGTGGTGCCGCGCGGGCGGAGAGCGGCGGTGGCGCTCGGCGGCGGCGCGCGGGCGATCGCGGCCCGGCTGCGGGCTCCGGCGCCGCGACGACCGGCCCCACTGCGACGACCGGCCCCACTGCGACGGCCCGCACCCGCGCCGCCGCAACGGCCCGCACCCGCGCCGCCGCAACGGCCCGCGCCCGCCGCGCCGTCCCAGTCCGTACCGCCGGTGCTCACGGAGGGCCCCTCATGACCCGTGACGACGCGCGCCGCCGCCGTCCCCGGATCCCGCTGCGCCTGGGGCGCCCGGTCCGCTGGCAGGACCAGCCGCTGACCTGGCGGGAGGCCAAGCCCTCGATCATCACGGCCGCCCTGAAACAGGCCACCGCCCGGCCGTCGGGCAACTGGTACGTCCTGGGCGCCAGCCGGTCCATCGCCCAAGGGAAGAGGCCCTACGGCCGCACCATCGGGGGCGTGGAGGTCATCGCCTGGCGTGACCGGTCGGGGCGGTTGCGGGCCGGCCCCGGCGTCTGCCCCCATCTGGGAGCGCCCTTGCGGGACGCCCGGTTGGTGTGCGGCGCCGTGGTCTGCCACTGGCACGGGCTGCGTCTCGACGGTGAGCCCTACGCAGGGTGGGAGCCTTTCCCCGCCTACGACGACGGTGTGCTGGCGTGGGTGCGGCTGGACACGCTCGGCGGCGAGCCCCCGCTGGAACGTCCGGTCCTGCCGGTCCGTCCCGACCCGGCCCGTTCCCTGGACGCGGTGTTCGAGGCGGAGGGGGTCTGCGAACCCGAGGACGTGATCGCCAACCGTTTCGACCCCTGGCACGGGGCCTGGCTGCACCCCTACTCGTTCGTGGACCTGACCGTGCGGGAGGTCCCCCCGGCGTCCCCGGACGGCGGCGCGCCCGCCTCAGCGTCGCCCGCCTCAGCGTCGCCCGCCTCCGGGCCGGACGACGGGTTCGTGGTGGACGTCTCGTTCAAGGTCGTGGGCCGCGCGGTCGTCCCCGTCCGGGCGGTCTTCACCGCGCCCGAACCACGAACCGTGGTCATGCACATCACCGAAGGGGAGGGGCGGACCTCGGTGGTGGAGACGCACGCCACCCCGCTCGGCGAGGACGCGCGCGGCAACCCGCGCACCGCCGTCGTGGAGGCGGTCATCGCCACCTCCGAGCGTCCCGGCTTCACGGCGGCCCGGTCGGTCGCCCCGCTGATGCGCCCGCTGATCCGGCAGGTGGCCGGGCGGGTGTGGCGGGACGACCTCGCCTACGCCGAGCGCCGCTGGGAGCTGCGCGCCTCGGGACGGTTCCCCGGTTAGGCCCGCGCGGGAGCCTCGGGGGCGCCGGGAGTCCTGGAGGCCCGTTCCACCCTCGGGGCCAGCGCGGCCACCGTACGGAGCAGCCGCGACCGTCCCCGGCGGGGGACCGTCCACAGCGTCTGCCCCCGGACGCCCCACCCGGACAGCAGGGCGTTCGAGGCCTGGAAACCGGTCGTGGCGGCCCGTTCCATCAGCGCCACCGGCAGCTCGGTCCGGACCAGGTCCCCGGCCACCATGACGCACGGGTCGGGGGTCCGCACGGTCGGCCTGCCGCCGTGGCCCCCGGTCGCGAACATCGGGCAGTCCTCCCGCCACACGTGCCGGACGCCGACCACCCGCGCGTCCCGCGTCTCCGGGTAGACGCGGTGCAGCTGCGCGACCAGCCGTTCCTCCTCGGCGCGGCGATCGGCGTCCGGGTCCACCGCGTAGGCGTGCAGCTCGACGACCGACCCGCCCGTGCGCGCCGCCCACCGGGCCGCCTCGCCGTCCCAGCGTTCCAGCACGCTCACGTTGTCGAGCGAGGGGAAGCCGCCGGTGCCCAGGAAAGCGGCCCGGTCGGCGCGCGCCGGGCGGTCCAGCCACAGCCGCGACACCAGGAACGGCGGCGCGGTGCGCAGCCGGTCCACGCGGTCCCGCCAGGCCCGGTCGCCGAGATCCGGGGACCGCGCGACGACGCCCCGCAGCCCCTCGGTGTCGAGCGCGAGGACCACGCCGTCGTAGGACTCCCGGGCCTCGCCGGCCACCACGTCGGCGCCCCCGCCCGGCCTCGGCAGGACGGCGTCCACCGGCGTACCCGGGCGCAGCCGCGTGCCCCGGCCCTCCAGGTACGCGGCGAGGGGGTCCCAGAGCGCCTGCGGGAACGGTTCGCGGGGGACGTCGAACAGCAGCCCCTCGGCCGACCCCAGGAAGTAGATGTGGAACATCAGGGCCAGCTCGGCGGCCGACAGCCGCGCCGGATCGGCGAAGAAGCTGCGGGAGAACACCTCGAAGGCCAGGTGCCGGGCCGCCTCCGGGAAGCGGATCGCGTCCAGGAAGTCCGCGGCGCTGGTGCCGTCGAGCCGCCGGTAGATCTCCGGGACGCTGACGTCCAGCAGCGGCAGCGCGGCCACCGGATCCATCCGGGCCAGATCGCGCCAGCCGAAGCTGGGGCTGAGCGCCACGAACCCCAGCGCGCTCCAGGGCGGCGTCCGGGGCACCTTGGCGAACCCGTCGGTCCGGCCGTCGCTGTGGAGCAGCGGGTAGTCCGGCAGGCCCGTCAGCATGCCGAGCCCGCCGTCCGCGCGGCGCAGCAGCCCGCGCAGGTTGTAGTACTGGCGGAAGAAGGCGTGGAACCCGCGGGTCATGGTGGCGGCCGAGCCGTCGGCCAGCGTCACCGGCCACCCGGCGACCCGGCCGCCGAGCACCGGCTCGCGCTCGTACACCGTCACCCGCGCGCCGCGTTCGGCGAGCCCGGTCGCGGCGGCCAGGCCCGCGATGCCGCCGCCGACGACGGCGACCGCGGGCGCGTCCCCGGTGAACCGGGCGCGTCCGGCGGGCGCGGGGACGACGGTGGCGCGCCGGTCCCGGCCGCGCCGCGCGACCCCGGCGGCGGGGCGCCCGGTCACGGCCGGCCCGCCTCGGGCGCGGTGGCGCCGCCGTCCACCGCCACGCGGCCGACGACGGTGTGGATGATGCCCGCGTGCCAGCCGGGCATGGGCAGGACGCGCGTGTCCCGGAATCCCGCACGGGCGAGCCGCGCGCCCAGCGCCGGGGCGGTGTCGAAGTCGGCGACGCTGCGCCGCA
This region includes:
- a CDS encoding TetR/AcrR family transcriptional regulator, which translates into the protein MTRSSALRDHVASGLLETAAAVLAERGDSASMIDIAEAAGVARATLYRYFPNREALRRALYDAAFADLIARVADAGLAGAPVTEGLARMTRAVVGAASKWRALTLFQKTPVDTESLERELIVPMHTLFERGVAEGAFRTDLPVATIIEIYLGLLEGAVGRVIQGRLVVEEASSAITTIFLHGALAGSGDRDGTSRAARGEAG
- a CDS encoding SPW repeat protein; protein product: MTSRSVGIEHHPDIQELRERYEVAGQRPMAQGVDGLIGLAGLFLAVSPWVVGFSGRTNLAVNDLIIGIAVALLAVGFASAYGRTHGMAWVAPVIGLWAIASPWAVSGPAPTASVIWSNVVTGALIVLFGCGAMAVGMLRR
- the dacB gene encoding D-alanyl-D-alanine carboxypeptidase/D-alanyl-D-alanine-endopeptidase: MPTHRSPGTVLAALLGGGSIALAAALPAGQAHAQATPRATAKAPAAAPRVTAEAPAAAPRVTAEAPAAAPRTGDLAADLDAILADARLTGAGVGVLVRDARTGRVRYDRRSGVPLMPASNQKIHTSTAALSILGPGYRFRTSVRADARAGSTVHGNLYLKGTGDPTLRAAEYDRLAAEVAARGVTEVTGDLVADDTWFDAERTAPGWDPADFPYAYAAQISALTIAPDDAFNAGSIKVTVTPGEAGGPVRVALDPPVDVVTVDNRATTGAAGTPSTLSVTRPRGANTIVVSGSYPAGGKPVESLRTVEEPALYAAAVFRDALEAHGVRVAGTTRRGRTPAGRAALATRRSMPLSALTTPFLKLSNNVIAEILVKAIGRETRGEGSWRAGLPVIERHLASQGVSPGRLELTDGSGLSRSNRTTPRDIAAVLGKARGRTWFPAWFRALPVAGDPDPMTGGTLSGRMGGTPAAGRVQAKTGTLTGVTALSGYVRDPSGHRLIFSVVLNGYSGGAPKDIEDRIAVRLAGGPAALGRSATARQVPGPSLECTWTMTC
- a CDS encoding phytoene desaturase, whose protein sequence is MRDGRAMRRTTDHVVVVGAGLSGLSAALHLLGAGRRVTVVERAAGPGGRAGVLDLGGYLADAGPTVLTMPHLAGEAFGAVGDRLEDRLELVELHPAYHMRFADGSALDVHTRAEAMEEEIRRFAGPREAAGYRRMRAWLTELYSVQMRRFIDANFDSPFQLLTPDLARLAALGGLGRLGPRIGRFLSDERLRRAFTFQALYAGVPPTRALAAYAVIAYMDTIAGVYFPRGGMHALSRALADSAADAGGEFRWASEVTSLERRGDRVTAVRTAQGEHIPCDAVILTTELPDAYRLLGHEPRRPVALRHSPSAVVLHVGTDRTWPVLGHHTISFGRAWKRTFEEITRTGRLMSDPSLLITRPTATDPSLAPPGRHLHYVLAPCPNTATGPSARDWADLGPRYRDALVAELERRGLDGFGASIQAERLVTPADWTAGGHAAGTPFSVAHTFAQTGPFRPRNLVRGVGNAVLAGCGTTPGVGIPTVLISGKLAAARVTGELVPRGTGARRLRKATAP
- a CDS encoding phytoene/squalene synthase family protein, translating into MTRRELDAAGVTDPVLRDAYARCRRLNARHGRTYFLATRLLPVARRPAVHALYGFARWADDIVDDLDPGLTPARRAAALDRLEERLADGLRRGTGSEPVVRALAHTAAVYDIDHRHFTDFMAAMRSDLEVTRYRTYAELRGYMHGSAAVIGLQMLPVLGTVVPREEAAPHAAALGVAFQLTNFLRDVGEDLDRGRVYLPEDLMSAHGVDRELLLWSRATGRTDPRIRALLTAAADFTQGVYREAAPGLAMLEPASRACVRTAFILYRDILRVIEEDGYAVLHRRAVVPRGRRAAVALGGGARAIAARLRAPAPRRPAPLRRPAPLRRPAPAPPQRPAPAPPQRPAPAAPSQSVPPVLTEGPS
- a CDS encoding DUF5914 domain-containing protein gives rise to the protein MTRDDARRRRPRIPLRLGRPVRWQDQPLTWREAKPSIITAALKQATARPSGNWYVLGASRSIAQGKRPYGRTIGGVEVIAWRDRSGRLRAGPGVCPHLGAPLRDARLVCGAVVCHWHGLRLDGEPYAGWEPFPAYDDGVLAWVRLDTLGGEPPLERPVLPVRPDPARSLDAVFEAEGVCEPEDVIANRFDPWHGAWLHPYSFVDLTVREVPPASPDGGAPASASPASASPASGPDDGFVVDVSFKVVGRAVVPVRAVFTAPEPRTVVMHITEGEGRTSVVETHATPLGEDARGNPRTAVVEAVIATSERPGFTAARSVAPLMRPLIRQVAGRVWRDDLAYAERRWELRASGRFPG
- a CDS encoding FAD-dependent oxidoreductase; the encoded protein is MTGRPAAGVARRGRDRRATVVPAPAGRARFTGDAPAVAVVGGGIAGLAAATGLAERGARVTVYEREPVLGGRVAGWPVTLADGSAATMTRGFHAFFRQYYNLRGLLRRADGGLGMLTGLPDYPLLHSDGRTDGFAKVPRTPPWSALGFVALSPSFGWRDLARMDPVAALPLLDVSVPEIYRRLDGTSAADFLDAIRFPEAARHLAFEVFSRSFFADPARLSAAELALMFHIYFLGSAEGLLFDVPREPFPQALWDPLAAYLEGRGTRLRPGTPVDAVLPRPGGGADVVAGEARESYDGVVLALDTEGLRGVVARSPDLGDRAWRDRVDRLRTAPPFLVSRLWLDRPARADRAAFLGTGGFPSLDNVSVLERWDGEAARWAARTGGSVVELHAYAVDPDADRRAEEERLVAQLHRVYPETRDARVVGVRHVWREDCPMFATGGHGGRPTVRTPDPCVMVAGDLVRTELPVALMERAATTGFQASNALLSGWGVRGQTLWTVPRRGRSRLLRTVAALAPRVERASRTPGAPEAPARA